A region of the Thamnophis elegans isolate rThaEle1 chromosome 1, rThaEle1.pri, whole genome shotgun sequence genome:
TGCATCCTTCACTTCCCTGTTCCGCAAACTGTAGATGAATGGATTAAGTGAGGAGATGATAAGAGTATAAAAGACGGATACGATTTTATCTTTATCCAATGAGAAATTGGAGCCAGGTCCTAAGTACATGAACATGATGGTTCCAAAGTAAATGGTCACAGTGATCAGATGAGAGGTACAGGTGGAGAAGGCTTTGTATCTTCCCTGGGCAGACCTGATCTTCAGGATGGCAATAACAATGGCAATGTAGGAGATCAAAACAGTCAGAACTGTTGTCAGTCCAACTATAGTGGACAAAATTAAAAGCACAATGCGAGCAATGTGGGTATCTGAACAGGACAATTGAAGCATTGGCGGAATATCACAGAAAAAATGATTAATAGTATTTGAGTTGCAGAAATTTAAGCTAAAAATAACGATGGTGTGGGATATTGAATTTACAAAGCCAAACACGTAAGTAGCTATGACCAAGAGGGTGCAAAGCTTCTTTGACATGACAACAAAATACAGCAATGGATAGCAGATTGCCATGAAGCGATCATAAGCCATCACAGCCAGAAGAAAAGTTTCGGTGGtcacaaaaatgacaaaaaagaagAATTGTGTGGCACATCCTGTGAAGGAAATTGTTGAATGTTCTATCACAAATGTTGTCAATAATTTTGGGGCAATGGTGGTAGAATAACCAACGTCTACAATGGAGAGATTTCTAAGAAAAAAGTACATGGGGCTGTGAAGCCTAGCATCAATTTTTGTTAGAATG
Encoded here:
- the LOC116522084 gene encoding olfactory receptor 1019-like isoform X2 — translated: MLLGQLSLTNQTTVTEFILVGFLDYPELQIPLFIIFLLIYLITLVGNIGIIILTKIDARLHSPMYFFLRNLSIVDVGYSTTIAPKLLTTFVIEHSTISFTGCATQFFFFVIFVTTETFLLAVMAYDRFMAICYPLLYFVVMSKKLCTLLVIATYVFGFVNSISHTIVIFSLNFCNSNTINHFFCDIPPMLQLSCSDTHIARIVLLILSTIVGLTTVLTVLISYIAIVIAILKIRSAQGRYKAFSTCTSHLITVTIYFGTIMFMYLGPGSNFSLDKDKIVSVFYTLIISSLNPFIYSLRNREVKDAFSRMLDKVTFLK
- the LOC116522084 gene encoding olfactory receptor 1019-like isoform X3, encoding MKLSQQMTNQTTVTEFILVGFLDYPELQIPLFIIFLLIYLITLVGNIGIIILTKIDARLHSPMYFFLRNLSIVDVGYSTTIAPKLLTTFVIEHSTISFTGCATQFFFFVIFVTTETFLLAVMAYDRFMAICYPLLYFVVMSKKLCTLLVIATYVFGFVNSISHTIVIFSLNFCNSNTINHFFCDIPPMLQLSCSDTHIARIVLLILSTIVGLTTVLTVLISYIAIVIAILKIRSAQGRYKAFSTCTSHLITVTIYFGTIMFMYLGPGSNFSLDKDKIVSVFYTLIISSLNPFIYSLRNREVKDAFSRMLDKVTFLK
- the LOC116522084 gene encoding olfactory receptor 1019-like isoform X1, with translation MAGSGEGVKGKTNQTTVTEFILVGFLDYPELQIPLFIIFLLIYLITLVGNIGIIILTKIDARLHSPMYFFLRNLSIVDVGYSTTIAPKLLTTFVIEHSTISFTGCATQFFFFVIFVTTETFLLAVMAYDRFMAICYPLLYFVVMSKKLCTLLVIATYVFGFVNSISHTIVIFSLNFCNSNTINHFFCDIPPMLQLSCSDTHIARIVLLILSTIVGLTTVLTVLISYIAIVIAILKIRSAQGRYKAFSTCTSHLITVTIYFGTIMFMYLGPGSNFSLDKDKIVSVFYTLIISSLNPFIYSLRNREVKDAFSRMLDKVTFLK
- the LOC116522084 gene encoding olfactory receptor 1019-like isoform X4, encoding MQTNQTTVTEFILVGFLDYPELQIPLFIIFLLIYLITLVGNIGIIILTKIDARLHSPMYFFLRNLSIVDVGYSTTIAPKLLTTFVIEHSTISFTGCATQFFFFVIFVTTETFLLAVMAYDRFMAICYPLLYFVVMSKKLCTLLVIATYVFGFVNSISHTIVIFSLNFCNSNTINHFFCDIPPMLQLSCSDTHIARIVLLILSTIVGLTTVLTVLISYIAIVIAILKIRSAQGRYKAFSTCTSHLITVTIYFGTIMFMYLGPGSNFSLDKDKIVSVFYTLIISSLNPFIYSLRNREVKDAFSRMLDKVTFLK